The genomic segment GGTAACTATTTCGGCACCGGCATGCACAACGGTGTTATCTATGTACGCGGCCAACTCGAGCAATACAAGCTCGGCAAAGAAGTAGCGGTGCTCGAGCTCGACGACAGAGATCGCGCGCTCATCAAAAAGTACGTTACCGAGTTTGCAGAAGACGTAGGTCTTAATGCAGACGAGATACTGGCCGGCGAGTTTATCAAGATTAAAGCGGTGTCGAAGCGCCCGTACGGCAACTTGTACGCATATTAAAAGTGTGGCGCTAACATATTAGAATAACGAGAAAAGGCTCGCTGCACACTAGTAACAGGTCTTTCTGCTTTACTAACAGTTGCCGATATTTATTCTAGATATGCGAGTCTGTTACAATACAGTATCGACACAGTCCGAGTGCGACGGTCAAGCAAAGGGGAGGCCAAAGTAGTGAGTTTCCACTACTTGAAGCGGCGCAGGGTTACTGTATCGCAAATCTAGAGAAGCTGCTATGTTGATAGCGGTTAAGCCCGAAAAGGGCAAGGTAGGCTAGATGAAATCAGTATTTGTAAAAACCAAAAACTTCGCATTAAAAGAAAAACTTCTAGTCGATTTGGCGACACTTGGATACCGCATCCTTATCACTAATGATGAGAGCCCCGAAATCATCGTCACCGATTACCCCGAATTGACAACGCTAGGCAACGATGATCTAAAAAAGGTCGTTCTTGTCGTTATCGATGGCGGCGACTTCGACAGCAGCGGCGTTCTGGAGCGCGTAGACGATGTTATGTTTAATCCTTATACGGCAATAGAGCTCGAACTACGCATCAAACTCGCGCTTATTAAGCACGGAGGCTATGAAACCAAAGAAGTCGATGAGTTAGCCGAGAAGGTACTCACCGTTGACGGAATGACGGTCAACTTCGACAGCTACGAAGTTTCGATCGACGGCGAGCCGCTTGATCTCACATTTAAAGAATACGAACTCCTTAAATGCCTCATTACAAACCGCGGCCGTGTCTACACGCGCGACCAGCTCTTGAGTATCATCTGGGGTTACGATTACTATGGCGGAGCGCGCACGGTCGATGTCCACGTCCGGCGTTTACGCTCTAAACTCGGCGGTCATGAATCCCTCATCGAGACGGTGCGCAACGTAGGCTACCGGTTTAAGCGGTAATATTTCATAAAATCCCCAGAAATTAATATATCCGTAACATAACCGTAACATTGTACCTGTATATTCCTTAATATACGCTGTGCACGCTCGCCTACTTTTAGTATTAGGGGTGGGCGAATTGTATATAAGTCCTTAAGGAGGAATAGCATGAGTAGAACACCGAAAGATGTATTGGAGTTCGCAAAGAAGAACGAAGTTCTCTTTGTGGACCTGAAGTTCATCGACTTGCCGGGCGTTTGGCAGCATTTTGTGGTTCCGATTGCCGAGCTCGACGGAGACAGCTTTGAGGCGGGCTTTGGAATTGACGGCTCATCCATCAGGGGATGGAAAGCAATCAATGCCTCAGACATGATCATCCTGCCCGATCCGGATACCGCGATGATGGATCCGTTCAAAAAGTATCCGACCATGAGCCTTATCTGCGATATCGCAGACCCGATCACCAAAGAGCCTTACGATCGCGACCCGCGCTACATAGCGAGAAAAGCGGTCAATTACATGAAGTCGACCGGCGTTGCCGACACCTGTTTCGTCGGCCCTGAAGCCGAGTTCTTCATCTTCGACAACGTTCGTTTCGATCAGAACTCACACGAGGGCTACTACGAGATTGATTCCATTGAGGGTACATGGAATACCGGTGCATATGAAGAGCCGAACCTCGGCTACAAACCGCGCCACAAAGAAGGATATTTCCCGGTACCACCGACCGATAGCCAGGACGATCTACGTGCTGAGATGGTTACCGTTATGCAAGCATGCGGCATCTATGTCGAGGCACAGCACCACGAAGTTGCAACGGCGGGCCAGGGCGAGATCGACATGCGCTTCGGCGAGCTCTTGAAAACAGCTGATGACCTTATGCTCTTCAAGTACATCGTTAAGAACGTGGCGTATATGAACGGCAGAACCGCAACATTTATGCCAAAGCCGCTTTTTGGTGATAACGGTAGTGGTATGCATACCCACCAGAGCCTCTGGAAAGACGGCAAACCGCTCTTCGCCGGAAACGAATACGCCGGCATCAGCGAAATGGCGCTCTTCTATATCGGCGGTATTGTTAAACATGCGAAAGCACTCGCTGCGCTCACCAACCCGACCACTAACTCATACAAGAGGCTGGTCCCGGGTTTTGAGGCACCGGTTAACCTTGCGTATTCAGCAAGAAACCGCTCGGCGTCAATCCGCATCCCGATGTACTCACCGTCACCGAAGGCGAAACGTGTTGAGATTCGTTTCCCAGACCCGAGCTGCAACCCGTACATGGCGTTTTCAGCAATGCTGATGGCCGGTCTTGACGGTATCGAAAACCGTATCCATCCGGGCGAGCCGATGGAGAAAGACCTCTACGAGCTTCCAGCGGAAGAGCTTGCAAAGATCCCGCAAATGCCGGGTAGTCTTGATGAGGCGCTCGACGCACTCGAAGCCGATTACCAATTCCTGCTCAAGGGCAATGTCTTCAGCGAAGATGTTATCAAAGCATGGATCGCATACAAGAGGGAAAACGAAGTCGATGCACTCAGGCTCCGCCCGCATCCGTATGAGTTCTATATGTACTACGATATCTAGGATTCAGTGCGATAAGCATGACAAAGGACGCTTCAAAGGGCCGCTGGCAGCGGCCCTTTTTTGTTTCAAGACGGCTTTACTATTCTTAGCTACTTATCTAAGACGGGCTTTTCTGTTTTATCCACTCGCCTACCAACCGCCATTCAACCTCCATAAGAAAGCCCGCAGCTATAATCCCGGCCGATATCTGATACAGCACTTGCGTCGACGGAAACTCGAGGGCTAAGAAAGTGCGGATAGCTGGAACGATGAGCACTACGGCGAGCGCGGCTACCATCGACGCAACCAGCATAGCCCGCCAGAAGGTAAGCGGCCGCACTACAATCGTAAGCACCCAAAGACCGAGAATAATAAGCGTTAACGTCGCGGCGGTTTGCATTTGAGCGGTGCTCAGGCCAGGGGACAATCGTGCCAATGTGTAAGAAATAAGCGCCGTAAGGCCAACCGTTAGACCTATGGGTATGGCGAAATGAAGCACACGGTTAATAAAGCCTGGCCGGTAGCGTTGTTTGCTCGGGGCAAATGACAGCACAAATGCAGGAATACCGATGGTTATCGCGTCGATCAAAGTAAGCTGTCGCGGTAGAAACGGAAACGGCCAAAGTAACAATGCGATAGCAATAGTTATGAGCGTAACGTAGACGGTTTTGGTCAAGAAAAGGTTGGCGACCCGCTCGATATTTGCGATAACGCGCCGCCCCTCGGCAACAACGCCGGGAAGCGTCGAGAATTTGCCGTCAAGCAAAACGATCTCGGCAACCGATTTCGTTGCCGGTGCGCCAGACCCCATAGCGATCCCAAGGTCCGCATCTTTGAGCGCCAGCACGTCGTTTACTCCGTCTCCCGTCATGCCGACCACGTGACCCTTAGATTGAAGCGCTTTGACCATCTGCTGCTTCTGTTGAGGGGTTACGCGGCCGAAAATCACACGCTCATTCAATACCCTAGCGAGCTCTGCAATATCCGAGGGGAGTTGCCGGGCATCAACCGGTTCGCCAATGTTGTTTAGCCCTGCTCGTGAGGCTACCGTAGCGACCGTGCTGGGATTATCTCCAGAGATTATCTTTATAGCGACACCCTGATCATCGAAATAGCGCAGGGTGGCTGCAGCATCCGGGCGTACTTTTTCTTCAAGGACAACGAGGGCAACCGGCTTAATATTATCCGGCAGTTTCTCATCTTCAAGAGCTTCACTGCTTTTGGCAAGCAAGAGGACCCGCAAACCGGTTCCGGCGAGAGCGTTGACACGGTTGAGCACGGATTCATCTACATTAGCACCACTTAGCAGCACCTCGGGAGCTCCGAGAAGCCAGGTTCCGTGCCCGGTAAAGCTCGCACCGCTCCATTTCCGTGCGGATGAAAAGGAGACGGAACCCACCTCCTGCCAGCCCCCGGGTGCCGGTATGGCTGCAGCAATTGCCCCCAGTGTAGGATTTTGATAAGCCGCTTCTGCAGCCAAAGCGCCAAGGGCTTGGCATGCTTCATCGTTGCCGTTATCTAATAGCTCTAAGCGACTAAAAGACAGGATGCCTTCGGTAATTGTCCCGGTCTTATCAAGGCACAACACATCGACTCTCGCCAGCACCTCGACCGCCGGTAGCTGCTGTACCAGGACGTTCCTGTGTCCAAGCGATATAATGCTTACCGCAAATGCCGCGCTGGTAAGAAGAACCAGCCCCTGAGGAATCATCCCGATAATGCCGGCGGCCGACCCAGTGACAGCGGCGCTAAACGATATATGCGCTTGAAGTTGGCTCACCAGCAGGACGAGCGATGTAGGAATAATTATCCACGTTACATAGCGCAGGATAGTGTTAATACCGTTTTGCAGCTCCGAGCGCACCGGGCTGAAGTAACGCGCCTCGGCCGCTAGCTTTCGTGCATACGCATCGGTGCCTACTCTGTTTGCCTTGATTAAGCCGGTCCCGGCAACCACGAAACTTCCCGATAGCACGGTATCACCGGGGGCTTTAGTAACCGGCAGCGATTCACCGGTAAGAAGCGATTCATCAACCTCAAGATTTTGGGAGTGTAAGACTATCCCGTCAACCACAATCTGATCGCCCGGTCTTAGTTCAAGCACATCGTCGAGCACTACATCGCTCATGGCGATCTCAAAGCTTTTCCCATCACGGATAACGCGGGCTTTTGGGGCGCTAAGTAGCGAGAGCCGGTCGAGCGTCCATTTTGCCCGCACTTCTTGTATAGTGCCGATCAACGTGTTAGCGACGAGAACAAGGCCGAACAAAGCATCTCTGATCGAGCCAAATAGAAGGATTACAACAAGCAGTGCACCAAGAATCGCATTAAACAGCGTAAAGACATTAGAACGAATAATCTCGGCGTAAGAGCGGCTCGTCGTCTCCTTGACGGCGTTAACCTTGCCACGTTGCATGCGTTCTCTAACTTCGGCTTCGGTGAGGCCGTTAATCGGATTGTTACTCTTTGGTTCCATAGTTATATATACCGCCAAGCAGCAAGATGTAAAAAACGTATGGCGTACAGGGGGTTCTCACGCGAGCACATCTAGTTTTAGTGCGTGCATTGAACCATATGTCAACGCCAACCACCATACTATCATATTAAAGCGCCTTTGTAGCCGTCAAAGAAGACCGCTTTTGTCCTATAATCTGTAAGCTTGGCATGGAATTTCGTATAATGCTTGTTAGGCTTTATTTTGTCTTCAAATAAGGCTTAGGGTTAACAGTATTAAAGCGCTAGAAAGGTTGGCAATGAAAGGTCAAAAACAATCAAAAGATCAAACAAAAGGGCAATCGGGGAAGCACACAAAGAAACCGTCTAAGGATAAGAAAAGCGTATTATCTCGGCGTACCACAACTATCCTTATAGCAATAGCGGCCGTATTAATCCTTGGCTCGGGATTGGGCGTAACGCATGTAACCATCGCCTCGCGCTATAAAGATTACACGGAACCCGCGCCGACTTGGTGTGCTGTATGCCATAAAGAGCCCACGTCACATAACGAGCAATGGGCCGCCACCAACCACGGAACCGCCGCTTTGTTTAATAAAGACTACTGCATGAATTGTCACGAGGACAAATACTGCAAAGATTGCCATAAGAAAAAGCCGGTTTCACATGATAGCAATTGGCGGGCGAATCATATAGCGCGGGCACAGCAAGACGGTCGAGGTTGCTATGAGTGCCACACAGCCGCTTACTGCCAGAAATGTCATCAGGCCGCGAAGTAGGTTAGCACTTTAGAGTGCGTCCTCACCACGCTCACCGGTTCTGATGCGCACGACTTCTTCAAGAGGATTTACAAAGATTTTGCCGTCGCCGAGCTCGCCGGTGTGGGCTATCGTTTCTACTATCGAGACGACCTCATCAACGCGCTCGTCAGGCACGGCGAGTTCGATCTTCACTTTAGGGATAAATCGGACTTCGCTCGACGCCCCGCGGGAGGTTTCTATGTGACCTTTCTGCCTGCCAAAACCGGTAACTTCTTTTACGGTTAGGCCTGAAATATTAGCGTTGATAAGCGCCTCTTTTACTGAATCAAGTTTGAAGCTCTTAACTATCACTACAACCATTTTCATCCGGGCTACCTCATCCACAGCAACAGTACTTGGAGTTAGAATGTTAAAGCAAAAAAGCGAATGATTCAATCGTCGCTTAGTGCTGTTTGAATAGGGCTCAATCTTATAGTAACAAATACTTTGCAAGAAGTTCTCTACTCTACATTCAGCCGCTTGTATGCTCCAAGAAATATCTTACGCAGCGATATTTGTTCCTACGTTTTTCTCCTCGTCAAGTGCTCTGTCGCCCTATGAGCATTGCCTCTGCCGGATATTCAAACGTTTATTACGTATTCATACCAGGAATAGAAAAGAGATAGTAACGCTGATGCCACAAGAAAGACGGCATGAGGCCAAGCGCCTAAGAATGGCGGTGGCAAATCTGGTTTAGCACAGTAAACCGTACATATGAGGAGGGTTAAAATTGGTTGGTAAAGAAATTGAGAAAGTAAGGTTGAGACGCTTTGGTCTTTGGCGCTTAACTCTACTAGGGGTGTTTCTATTGCTTGCGCTAGCCCTGGGTGGCGTCGCAATGGCGGCCGGAACACCCCAACCGGTTGGTATTGGAATGGGTGATAGCGGATTCCTGGTAAATCCAACGATCGACTATGTAACAAATCCGATAACCGCGAGCACCCAGGCTTTGGTTGCGGTAACGGGCACCGCAACGCCGATGTCTCTGGTAAGAATCACTTTAGTGGATAACGTTCAGCATAACGTTGAAGTATCCACTCAAGCGGATATTAACGGTACATATACGGCGTATCCAATAAACACAGCCACGCTTAAGAAGGGTACGGTACAGGTATCTGTCCAATCTGTATTCGGGACCTTCAGTGGGGTATATGGCCCCGTCAATGTCACAAAAGAGCAGTGCTTCGCGATTGCGTCGATTCCCGCTTGGATTAATCTCAATAACAAAAATGCGGTTGAGGTAACTGGCACAGCCGAAGCCGGTGAAATCGTCGATGTTGCGCTTTACGACAAAACGTTCGATCAAGCCGGCGACACGAGCGGTTATGCGTTACTGGAGACCACCACTGCCAATAACGGCGAGTTCTCGATGATTTTCGACGTCTCATCGTTGGCAGACGGAACGATTACCGCCGACGGGGTGGCCGGTTTCGGTACCGACAGCAACTGGAATCTCATCCCAGAAGAAGATTTCACGTATGAAAAGCCCATCAAGAAAGATACAGTCGCACCCATAGTTACCGTTTCGGCGCCCGTATCGGGCAGCATAATGGAGAGTGATTCTCCGGCGCTTAGCTACACAGCTACCGATGAGGATGGCGAAGGAATAAAATTCATTACTCCAAGGATCACGCTTGATGGGATATGTGATATTGCCCCTGATACGGGGTTCATCACAGCTGACGGCCGGCCGCTAAGCGACGGAGAGCACACTCTTGTGCTTGCTGCATCCGACGCAGCAGGGAACGAAACAGTAAAAAACATCCCGTTTATAGTCGACCTTAAATATCCCGACATTATGTCGACCAGCCCAAACAATGGAGCCTTAAGCGTCGCTGTTGATACGACGATCAGGGTGACATTCAGTGAGGGAATCGTTCCGGGCAGGGGCTTTAATGGGATAACGCTTGCATATTACGGCGCAGATGGAAAGCCGGCGGCCGTGTCCGCGAGTAAAACCGTAGATACAAGTAATCCGGCAATACTGGCAATCGATCCTAATGCAAACCTCGCAGAAGAAACCACGTACACTATATCTATCCCGGTCAACGCCGTAGCTGACGTTGCCGGCCGCACCTACCGCGGGCTTCTTAATGAACAGGACGAGACGTGGGGCATTTACACCTTTACGTTTAAAACCGGAAAACAGCCCGTAACGCCCCCATCGGGGAACGGAGGCGGTAATAACGGTGGCGGCGGTAGCAGCGCCGGCAATCTCGATAGTGCGCCTGCGGCCCCAAAAAACTTAAGGGCGTCATCAACCGATTTACTTATATCGCTTGAGTGGGATGATAACACCGAAGCAAATCTGGCCGGGTATATCGTATACCGAGCCCTAAAGGGAAGCACCAGCTTTGCCAGGCTCAATACTGTCCTACTGCCTGTAGCCGAATACCAGGATGCCTCAGCAAAAGCCGGTGTGGTATACACCTATACTGTCACCGCCGTGAGCAAGGGCGGTGACCACAGCGGCACATCAGCTCAGGTGGACGGGTCGCTTACAGCAGTCAAGGGTGAGAGAATTTTTCGCGATGTTACACCCGGTTCGGCATGTGAACAAGCCGCAACACGCCTGGTAGCGATTGGGGCGATTAGCGGCTATACCGACGGCACATTCAAGCCCAATCAAAACATTACGCGCGCCGAATTTGCAAAAATGGTTGTTCTTGCAATGGGTTGGGCTCTCGAAGACACATCACACGCGTCGTTTTCAGATTGCACCAGCGATAACTGGGCCTTCCGTTACATCGGGACCGCCAAAGCGCACGGAGTGCTCACCGGTTACCCGGACGGCACATTCAGGCCGAAATACACCATAACAAGAGCCGAAATCGCAAAAATCGTTGCGCTTATTCTCAGCCTCAAGCGGGGCACCAGCGAACTTACCGACATTGACGGGCATTGGGCACGAGAGTACATCAACTCATGCGCATCGGGCGGCATTATCACCGGTTACACAGATCGCTCGTTCAGGCCGAGCAATCTTGCGACCCGCAGCGAAGCCGCATATATGGTCGTTCGTATGCTCGATAAGAAGTAACCGGCAATAAGAAATCAGGCAGTAATCGGTAATGATGCTGCCGGTAATGGAATAACCGGAATTGCACTCGATGATTCACATGCGCAATTCGCAACCACCAGCTTACATAGTCTATAATATCGAGGTGATACTTCTGCAACTATCTTAAGGTGCCGATAGAAATGATTATGGATGCAGCACTTAAACAAGCAGCTGAATTAACACCTGACCCCGAGCGGGCGTTTAAAAACCTGGAGCGGTTTGCGGTATCCGCGCCTGACGTTCTTGAAAGGAACTCATCCAGTATTGGCGCCATCGCCAGGCTGTTTGCGTACAGCCAGTTTCTCGCCGAATATTCGTTTACACATCCAAACGATCTTGTAGAAGCGCTGCTCGCAATGAACCAACCGGTTCTAAGAGACTATATCATGTCATCATCGCGGTCAGAACCCATCATGCGACTTGTTGGCTCACCAAACGGCAGCGGCACTAAAACTGACGCACCAAGATTTGTTAATAACAGCAGCACCCAAACCGGCACCGGGAGCATGCCTAAAGCCGCTACGCCATTACCGCACAGCTTCAAACAGAACGCACTTAAGTTCGTGCGCGATATCAAGTACCGCTATCTTCTGCGAATAACACTTCGCGACATCATGGGCTTGACGGATATCAGTCTGTGCATGTTCGAGCTCAGCGAGCTTGCGGAGGCTATCGCCCAAATCGCACTCGATCTCTCGCACGCAATGATTCGCGAGCGCTTTGGTATGCTTGACGACAATTCGTACTGCATACTGGCACTCGGCAAACTCGGCGCCGGAGAGCTCAATTACAGCTCCGACATCGACATTATGGCCGTCTATAAATCAAGCGACGGTCTCTCGACCGGCACCATCTCGGCAAACGGCCTGCTTGTAAACAGAATCGAGCCGCACGAGTATTATTGCCGGCTCACCGAAACGCTTACCAATCTGCTGCAAGCCCAAACCGAGAATGGCTTTGCGTATCGCGTAGATCTGCGCCTGCGTCCGAA from the Candidatus Aquicultor sp. genome contains:
- a CDS encoding S-layer homology domain-containing protein, with the protein product MVGKEIEKVRLRRFGLWRLTLLGVFLLLALALGGVAMAAGTPQPVGIGMGDSGFLVNPTIDYVTNPITASTQALVAVTGTATPMSLVRITLVDNVQHNVEVSTQADINGTYTAYPINTATLKKGTVQVSVQSVFGTFSGVYGPVNVTKEQCFAIASIPAWINLNNKNAVEVTGTAEAGEIVDVALYDKTFDQAGDTSGYALLETTTANNGEFSMIFDVSSLADGTITADGVAGFGTDSNWNLIPEEDFTYEKPIKKDTVAPIVTVSAPVSGSIMESDSPALSYTATDEDGEGIKFITPRITLDGICDIAPDTGFITADGRPLSDGEHTLVLAASDAAGNETVKNIPFIVDLKYPDIMSTSPNNGALSVAVDTTIRVTFSEGIVPGRGFNGITLAYYGADGKPAAVSASKTVDTSNPAILAIDPNANLAEETTYTISIPVNAVADVAGRTYRGLLNEQDETWGIYTFTFKTGKQPVTPPSGNGGGNNGGGGSSAGNLDSAPAAPKNLRASSTDLLISLEWDDNTEANLAGYIVYRALKGSTSFARLNTVLLPVAEYQDASAKAGVVYTYTVTAVSKGGDHSGTSAQVDGSLTAVKGERIFRDVTPGSACEQAATRLVAIGAISGYTDGTFKPNQNITRAEFAKMVVLAMGWALEDTSHASFSDCTSDNWAFRYIGTAKAHGVLTGYPDGTFRPKYTITRAEIAKIVALILSLKRGTSELTDIDGHWAREYINSCASGGIITGYTDRSFRPSNLATRSEAAYMVVRMLDKK
- the glnA gene encoding type I glutamate--ammonia ligase, yielding MSRTPKDVLEFAKKNEVLFVDLKFIDLPGVWQHFVVPIAELDGDSFEAGFGIDGSSIRGWKAINASDMIILPDPDTAMMDPFKKYPTMSLICDIADPITKEPYDRDPRYIARKAVNYMKSTGVADTCFVGPEAEFFIFDNVRFDQNSHEGYYEIDSIEGTWNTGAYEEPNLGYKPRHKEGYFPVPPTDSQDDLRAEMVTVMQACGIYVEAQHHEVATAGQGEIDMRFGELLKTADDLMLFKYIVKNVAYMNGRTATFMPKPLFGDNGSGMHTHQSLWKDGKPLFAGNEYAGISEMALFYIGGIVKHAKALAALTNPTTNSYKRLVPGFEAPVNLAYSARNRSASIRIPMYSPSPKAKRVEIRFPDPSCNPYMAFSAMLMAGLDGIENRIHPGEPMEKDLYELPAEELAKIPQMPGSLDEALDALEADYQFLLKGNVFSEDVIKAWIAYKRENEVDALRLRPHPYEFYMYYDI
- a CDS encoding HAD-IC family P-type ATPase; its protein translation is MEPKSNNPINGLTEAEVRERMQRGKVNAVKETTSRSYAEIIRSNVFTLFNAILGALLVVILLFGSIRDALFGLVLVANTLIGTIQEVRAKWTLDRLSLLSAPKARVIRDGKSFEIAMSDVVLDDVLELRPGDQIVVDGIVLHSQNLEVDESLLTGESLPVTKAPGDTVLSGSFVVAGTGLIKANRVGTDAYARKLAAEARYFSPVRSELQNGINTILRYVTWIIIPTSLVLLVSQLQAHISFSAAVTGSAAGIIGMIPQGLVLLTSAAFAVSIISLGHRNVLVQQLPAVEVLARVDVLCLDKTGTITEGILSFSRLELLDNGNDEACQALGALAAEAAYQNPTLGAIAAAIPAPGGWQEVGSVSFSSARKWSGASFTGHGTWLLGAPEVLLSGANVDESVLNRVNALAGTGLRVLLLAKSSEALEDEKLPDNIKPVALVVLEEKVRPDAAATLRYFDDQGVAIKIISGDNPSTVATVASRAGLNNIGEPVDARQLPSDIAELARVLNERVIFGRVTPQQKQQMVKALQSKGHVVGMTGDGVNDVLALKDADLGIAMGSGAPATKSVAEIVLLDGKFSTLPGVVAEGRRVIANIERVANLFLTKTVYVTLITIAIALLLWPFPFLPRQLTLIDAITIGIPAFVLSFAPSKQRYRPGFINRVLHFAIPIGLTVGLTALISYTLARLSPGLSTAQMQTAATLTLIILGLWVLTIVVRPLTFWRAMLVASMVAALAVVLIVPAIRTFLALEFPSTQVLYQISAGIIAAGFLMEVEWRLVGEWIKQKSPS
- a CDS encoding response regulator transcription factor; the encoded protein is MKSVFVKTKNFALKEKLLVDLATLGYRILITNDESPEIIVTDYPELTTLGNDDLKKVVLVVIDGGDFDSSGVLERVDDVMFNPYTAIELELRIKLALIKHGGYETKEVDELAEKVLTVDGMTVNFDSYEVSIDGEPLDLTFKEYELLKCLITNRGRVYTRDQLLSIIWGYDYYGGARTVDVHVRRLRSKLGGHESLIETVRNVGYRFKR
- a CDS encoding P-II family nitrogen regulator encodes the protein MKMVVVIVKSFKLDSVKEALINANISGLTVKEVTGFGRQKGHIETSRGASSEVRFIPKVKIELAVPDERVDEVVSIVETIAHTGELGDGKIFVNPLEEVVRIRTGERGEDAL